A window of Ignicoccus hospitalis KIN4/I contains these coding sequences:
- a CDS encoding phosphoadenosine phosphosulfate reductase family protein, translating into MRRRRLMMRIVVRSKKDADAVRAMLSQALPSWNAEVVTLKGARKEKILDVINDVVDPDAFNIVLLGREDSEVIRELTETTPPNVIVHLVPRARVRNARLSHLRWELERAKAQPRGWVRWSGEVPYLEKKFPARVEPGEEPFLAWGLWWKTLGLGEPSEKSFLVFKRQKGFHEVYSEGRTVAMFEMNDFAYPKVTKLGEVKGFDIMKSVEMSEGVLEVWEKVSSKVLEGCERAVVPWSGGKDSTAALLIAKRACDEVTAVYVDTGVDMYLNRKYVELWSQKLNVDLIIKEVPVKSQIFQRGLPTKEDRWCTALKLKGLEEAIREVKPDYIVVGDRDAESQARSARWEERAWEGVGTVKAPLKLWSAMMVQLYLFKNKVFPNPLYASGFYRLGCYVCPFFRAYERELVRRVPPAKLGTDEELLKKFLEG; encoded by the coding sequence TTGAGGCGCCGAAGGCTAATGATGCGTATAGTTGTGAGGAGTAAGAAGGACGCGGACGCAGTAAGGGCGATGTTGAGCCAAGCCCTCCCCTCGTGGAACGCCGAGGTGGTCACGCTAAAGGGGGCTAGGAAGGAAAAGATATTGGATGTTATAAATGACGTCGTCGATCCGGACGCGTTCAACATAGTGCTGTTGGGAAGGGAGGATTCGGAAGTGATAAGGGAATTAACAGAGACCACGCCGCCTAACGTAATAGTACACCTCGTGCCCCGGGCCAGGGTTAGGAACGCGAGGCTCTCCCACCTTAGGTGGGAGCTGGAGAGGGCCAAGGCCCAGCCCAGGGGCTGGGTGCGGTGGTCGGGCGAAGTGCCTTACTTGGAGAAGAAGTTCCCCGCGAGGGTCGAGCCGGGCGAGGAACCGTTCCTCGCCTGGGGCCTCTGGTGGAAGACCTTGGGCCTCGGAGAACCATCCGAAAAATCGTTCTTAGTCTTTAAGAGGCAGAAGGGCTTCCACGAGGTCTATTCAGAAGGTAGAACTGTAGCCATGTTTGAAATGAATGATTTTGCGTACCCTAAGGTTACTAAGCTGGGAGAGGTTAAAGGCTTCGACATAATGAAGTCCGTCGAGATGAGCGAAGGCGTGTTGGAGGTTTGGGAAAAGGTCTCTTCCAAGGTATTAGAAGGCTGCGAGAGGGCGGTCGTCCCTTGGAGCGGCGGGAAGGACAGTACTGCAGCTCTGTTGATAGCGAAGAGGGCTTGCGACGAGGTCACTGCGGTCTACGTTGACACGGGCGTCGATATGTACTTAAATAGGAAGTACGTGGAACTCTGGTCCCAGAAGCTGAATGTAGACTTGATAATTAAAGAAGTTCCCGTGAAGAGTCAGATATTCCAAAGAGGGTTGCCCACCAAAGAGGACAGGTGGTGTACAGCCCTCAAGTTGAAGGGGTTAGAGGAGGCGATAAGGGAAGTGAAGCCCGACTACATAGTCGTGGGCGACCGGGACGCGGAGTCCCAAGCGCGCTCGGCCAGGTGGGAGGAGAGGGCTTGGGAGGGCGTGGGCACGGTTAAGGCCCCCTTAAAGCTCTGGAGCGCTATGATGGTCCAGCTTTACCTATTCAAGAATAAGGTCTTTCCCAACCCGCTCTACGCCTCCGGCTTCTACCGGTTGGGCTGTTACGTATGCCCCTTCTTCCGGGCCTACGAGAGGGAGCTCGTGAGGAGGGTCCCTCCGGCCAAGCTGGGCACCGACGAGGAGTTGCTGAAGAAGTTCTTAGAAGGCTGA
- a CDS encoding ABC transporter substrate-binding protein yields MRTGLLLTLLMTAFVIAASTEEMDLLTKPYQLGPNCESIKKVIEWAGGVDNIRLPKEIPIGAPAPLSGALGSFAVSNYNAIKMASDDINGCMEKLGLPWRFKFIMEDTRTDPQVAVEVVRKLALQGVQIIAGRITSRPMGSLMYPVNSELHVVVMSATSTAPNLRIANYKEYISKTGKSYIFWAITNDYFQGKALAELATKLGYKKVTIVFRQDDYGVGLANAFKYYFSQNGGECVLVPYDPNARTFDAELRVVANSNPDAILFISFDELKVILRQAMQLGLQRYPWLFSETCRGVLLNDPYLAKVVALKNGMGTGPGGSDVFAKLYEKRFGIPPMLYADYIYDTLWLSALSVLKAKKYDADAIREALIEVGAYFKGYTGPKTFNPLTQEVMRSSYHYWTIKIENGKPTVVKVGFWDPEKGIELFTPIRPK; encoded by the coding sequence GTGAGGACGGGTTTACTGTTAACGCTATTAATGACGGCCTTTGTAATCGCAGCTTCGACCGAAGAGATGGACCTGTTGACCAAGCCCTACCAACTGGGGCCCAACTGCGAGAGCATAAAGAAGGTGATAGAATGGGCCGGCGGCGTAGACAACATACGCCTCCCGAAGGAGATACCGATAGGCGCACCCGCCCCGCTCAGCGGGGCCTTGGGTTCGTTCGCCGTCTCTAACTACAATGCAATTAAGATGGCCTCCGACGACATCAACGGCTGTATGGAGAAGCTCGGCCTTCCGTGGAGGTTCAAGTTCATAATGGAAGACACCCGCACAGACCCCCAAGTCGCTGTAGAAGTCGTTAGGAAGCTCGCTCTCCAAGGAGTACAAATAATTGCGGGCAGGATCACGAGCAGACCTATGGGGTCGTTGATGTATCCGGTCAACTCGGAGCTACACGTAGTGGTGATGTCCGCTACCAGCACCGCGCCCAACTTAAGGATCGCCAACTACAAGGAGTACATCTCCAAGACCGGGAAGTCCTACATATTCTGGGCCATCACCAACGACTACTTCCAAGGGAAGGCGTTAGCCGAACTGGCCACCAAGCTCGGCTACAAGAAGGTCACTATCGTGTTCCGCCAAGACGACTACGGCGTTGGGCTGGCTAACGCCTTCAAGTATTACTTCTCTCAAAACGGCGGCGAATGCGTACTGGTCCCCTACGACCCTAACGCGAGGACCTTCGACGCGGAGCTGAGAGTAGTTGCCAACAGCAACCCCGACGCGATACTCTTCATCTCATTCGACGAGCTGAAGGTTATATTGAGGCAAGCGATGCAACTAGGTTTGCAGAGGTACCCGTGGTTGTTCAGCGAGACTTGTAGGGGCGTGCTCCTGAACGACCCGTACCTAGCCAAAGTAGTGGCCCTCAAGAACGGCATGGGCACCGGGCCCGGCGGCAGCGACGTCTTCGCAAAGCTGTACGAAAAGAGGTTCGGCATACCTCCAATGTTGTACGCGGACTACATATATGACACCTTGTGGCTGTCTGCCCTCAGCGTATTGAAGGCGAAGAAGTACGACGCCGACGCCATAAGGGAGGCGCTGATCGAGGTCGGAGCGTACTTCAAGGGCTATACCGGACCCAAGACCTTCAACCCGCTGACTCAAGAAGTTATGAGGTCCTCATACCACTACTGGACTATCAAGATAGAGAACGGCAAGCCGACCGTGGTCAAAGTAGGGTTCTGGGACCCCGAGAAAGGAATAGAACTCTTTACGCCGATCAGGCCCAAGTAA
- a CDS encoding hydroxyacid-oxoacid transhydrogenase, with protein sequence MTTVYNPFGDYVWEFRSPRSKFGPGALNELKVDLERLRVEKPFLITTKGWVKRGIVDRLREILGKDVPYWDGVEPEPSAESVEEAAKALAESGADSVIAIGGGSALDTAKIANLLATYGGRVRDYVAPPYGEGKPVPGPVKPMVAVPTTAGTGSEVTSVAVVTLKDVGVKVGISSDFLRPSLALLDPELTMTVPPKVTADTGMDALTHAVESYIAKPYWARERPEDPAKRPVYVGSFTVTDALAERAIELIGKYLRRAVYQGRTDLEARSGMLIASYLAGLAFGNAGVGLAHAASYPLGGRYKVTHGEAVGILLPAVLEFNAPANYEKAKRVGELLTGEKCPERDPAKCAEWAANAIRELQRDIKFTPGLEAVGVKEEDLMEMAKETLNQKRLLATNPRPVTEEDVYWVYKRSMRNY encoded by the coding sequence GTGACGACGGTGTACAACCCCTTCGGCGACTACGTCTGGGAGTTCCGCTCCCCCCGCAGCAAGTTCGGGCCGGGGGCGCTAAACGAGCTCAAGGTAGACCTTGAGAGGCTCAGGGTGGAGAAGCCCTTCCTAATAACCACCAAGGGGTGGGTAAAGAGGGGTATAGTCGACAGGCTTAGGGAAATACTAGGAAAGGACGTGCCCTACTGGGACGGGGTGGAGCCAGAGCCCTCCGCCGAGAGCGTCGAGGAGGCCGCCAAGGCTTTAGCAGAGAGCGGGGCCGACTCGGTAATCGCCATTGGCGGGGGCTCTGCCTTGGACACCGCCAAGATAGCGAACTTGCTCGCAACCTACGGCGGGAGGGTTAGGGACTACGTCGCCCCGCCCTACGGTGAAGGCAAGCCCGTCCCGGGCCCGGTCAAGCCAATGGTAGCGGTGCCCACCACCGCCGGCACCGGCAGCGAAGTCACTAGCGTGGCCGTGGTGACCCTAAAGGACGTCGGAGTTAAGGTGGGCATAAGCTCGGACTTCCTAAGGCCCAGCTTGGCCCTGTTGGACCCCGAGCTGACCATGACTGTGCCCCCCAAGGTCACCGCCGACACCGGGATGGACGCCCTCACGCACGCGGTAGAGTCTTACATAGCCAAGCCGTACTGGGCTAGGGAGAGGCCAGAGGACCCGGCCAAGAGGCCGGTCTACGTGGGCTCCTTCACCGTGACGGACGCGTTGGCCGAAAGGGCGATAGAACTCATAGGTAAGTACTTGAGGAGGGCAGTGTACCAAGGTAGAACGGACTTAGAGGCTAGATCGGGCATGTTGATAGCCAGCTACTTGGCGGGCCTCGCCTTCGGCAACGCGGGCGTCGGACTGGCCCACGCCGCCTCTTACCCGCTCGGGGGCCGCTACAAGGTGACCCACGGCGAGGCAGTAGGCATCTTACTCCCGGCGGTCTTGGAGTTCAACGCTCCGGCGAACTACGAGAAGGCCAAGAGGGTCGGGGAGCTGTTGACCGGCGAGAAGTGTCCGGAGAGGGACCCCGCTAAGTGCGCGGAGTGGGCGGCCAACGCGATCAGGGAGCTCCAGCGCGACATAAAGTTCACGCCGGGCCTCGAGGCGGTAGGGGTCAAGGAAGAGGACTTGATGGAAATGGCCAAGGAGACCTTGAACCAGAAGAGGCTCCTAGCGACCAACCCGAGGCCCGTAACTGAGGAGGACGTGTATTGGGTCTACAAGAGGAGCATGAGAAACTACTAA
- a CDS encoding YfbR-like 5'-deoxynucleotidase translates to MKLKDVLEAAASLVRTGWMQRGVPPQLGETVALHSFYAALIALELGLRLKNVGVEVNPERAASIAIAHDLPEVLVGDLPKWTTDKIGDIKESLELKAIGEMDSLEVVEYSKAYIDERGRERALAKVSETLATLWQAEKYLNMGFSRVKEIRDTMVEHLSGIIKKVLEEDEEFGKALVKVLGELDEGLQALRAQVQR, encoded by the coding sequence ATGAAGTTAAAGGACGTTTTAGAGGCGGCCGCCTCCTTAGTTAGGACGGGGTGGATGCAGAGGGGGGTGCCCCCTCAGCTGGGGGAGACCGTCGCCCTCCACTCCTTCTATGCCGCTCTGATAGCGCTGGAGCTGGGGTTGAGGTTAAAGAACGTGGGGGTGGAGGTCAACCCGGAGAGGGCGGCCTCCATAGCGATCGCGCACGACTTACCAGAAGTGCTAGTAGGGGACTTGCCGAAGTGGACTACCGACAAGATAGGTGACATAAAGGAGAGCTTGGAGCTCAAGGCCATAGGGGAGATGGACTCGTTAGAGGTCGTCGAGTACTCGAAGGCTTACATAGACGAACGTGGTCGCGAGCGGGCTTTGGCAAAGGTCAGTGAAACCCTCGCCACTCTATGGCAAGCCGAAAAGTACTTGAACATGGGCTTCTCCAGAGTTAAAGAAATAAGGGACACCATGGTGGAGCACTTAAGCGGAATTATAAAGAAAGTGCTTGAGGAGGACGAGGAGTTCGGAAAAGCCTTAGTGAAGGTACTGGGTGAGCTGGATGAAGGTCTGCAGGCTCTGCGGGCTCAAGTACAGAGATGA
- a CDS encoding universal stress protein, producing MEADTMFKKILMAHDSSLCGWKAFEVALDLAKKYGAKLYVVHAVDTTAIPDIPHKDVLVKPLLERAEKLKGEVEEKLKEAGVEGEFIVVHDNPVNAIVKKAEDLDVDLVVMGARGAGPVGGYLLGSVSTRVLLTCNRSVLVVKGKAPAASKL from the coding sequence TTGGAGGCTGATACTATGTTCAAAAAGATACTCATGGCTCATGACTCCAGCTTGTGCGGTTGGAAGGCGTTCGAAGTGGCGCTCGACTTGGCCAAGAAGTACGGGGCGAAGCTCTACGTGGTCCACGCGGTGGACACCACGGCGATACCCGACATACCTCACAAGGACGTCCTCGTGAAGCCGCTGCTAGAAAGGGCGGAGAAACTGAAGGGTGAGGTGGAGGAGAAGCTCAAGGAAGCCGGCGTCGAAGGCGAGTTCATAGTAGTTCACGACAACCCGGTCAACGCAATAGTTAAGAAGGCGGAGGATTTGGACGTCGACCTAGTGGTCATGGGCGCTAGGGGTGCCGGACCGGTGGGCGGTTACCTCTTGGGCAGCGTGTCCACTAGAGTGCTCTTAACGTGTAACAGGAGCGTCTTGGTCGTTAAGGGAAAGGCGCCCGCGGCCAGCAAGCTCTGA
- a CDS encoding ABC transporter substrate-binding protein, with the protein MKKFLPLLLLAVMTSAVLAVAPQEAYGGPKCDYLKIAVERAGGLEKVKEGLGGTTIKIGALIPMSGALASFADERYAVELAARDLNYCFKELGLPFKVTWVVEDTQTNPQVALEKVRKLVNVDGVRLVVGPATSAAVGTLQDVINGELKVILMSHSSTSPLVRFNNRDYIAKLGYSYVFFSVSSDLFQAKALAKVVKSFGYNKVVFFYRNDDYGKGFAMAFKQAFEAEGGKAYLIPYDPNARSYLAELRTINNYKPQAIVWLAFDEIKVILRQALQLGLQRYPWFFTEAVKGPALIEDPVVARVLAAKHVLGTAPYTSGNFIKYYESVYGKAPVVFSDTLYDAVWLVTLGALRAASYNPNLVEHGIIEMSYIYKGFSGDKSMNAIYQEPLSTSYSIWTVKMVDGKPVFEDVGFWSPAEGLKLYTNLTPR; encoded by the coding sequence ATGAAGAAGTTTCTTCCTCTGCTCTTACTAGCCGTAATGACGTCCGCAGTCCTCGCTGTCGCGCCTCAAGAAGCTTACGGCGGGCCCAAGTGCGACTACCTCAAGATAGCTGTTGAGAGAGCCGGCGGTTTAGAGAAGGTGAAGGAAGGCTTAGGAGGTACCACCATAAAGATAGGTGCCCTAATACCCATGAGCGGTGCCCTCGCCAGCTTCGCCGACGAGCGCTACGCCGTAGAGCTGGCCGCGAGGGACTTGAACTACTGTTTCAAGGAATTGGGGCTGCCGTTCAAGGTGACGTGGGTAGTGGAGGACACCCAGACTAACCCGCAAGTGGCTTTAGAGAAGGTTAGGAAGCTGGTCAACGTCGACGGCGTCCGTTTGGTCGTAGGCCCCGCCACCAGCGCGGCCGTCGGTACCCTCCAAGACGTCATCAACGGCGAGCTCAAGGTAATACTGATGAGCCACTCCAGCACCTCCCCGCTAGTGAGGTTCAACAACCGTGACTACATAGCGAAGCTGGGCTACAGCTACGTCTTCTTCAGCGTTAGCAGCGACTTGTTCCAAGCGAAGGCTCTAGCTAAGGTCGTTAAGAGCTTCGGCTACAATAAGGTAGTGTTCTTCTACAGGAACGACGACTACGGCAAAGGCTTCGCCATGGCCTTCAAGCAGGCCTTTGAGGCCGAAGGAGGGAAGGCCTACCTGATACCTTACGACCCCAACGCGAGGAGCTACCTTGCCGAGCTTAGGACCATAAACAACTACAAGCCGCAAGCGATAGTGTGGCTCGCCTTCGACGAGATAAAGGTAATACTAAGGCAAGCCTTGCAATTAGGCTTACAGAGGTACCCGTGGTTCTTCACTGAGGCCGTAAAGGGCCCAGCGCTCATAGAGGACCCGGTGGTCGCTAGGGTACTCGCTGCCAAGCACGTACTCGGCACCGCCCCCTACACCTCTGGCAACTTCATCAAGTACTATGAGAGCGTCTACGGCAAGGCTCCGGTCGTGTTCAGCGACACCCTGTACGACGCAGTGTGGCTGGTGACGCTGGGCGCCCTCAGGGCAGCCAGCTACAACCCGAACTTGGTGGAGCACGGCATAATAGAGATGAGCTACATATACAAGGGCTTCAGCGGCGACAAGAGCATGAACGCGATATACCAAGAGCCCTTGAGCACTAGTTACAGCATCTGGACAGTGAAGATGGTGGACGGCAAGCCCGTATTCGAGGACGTGGGCTTCTGGAGCCCGGCCGAAGGGCTGAAGCTCTACACGAACCTAACTCCTAGGTGA
- a CDS encoding ThiF family adenylyltransferase — MAAPRGFYERTLRYLREVADPEALKDKVVLVGGVGTIGSRLVRNLARFNFKKIIIIDIDYVGPENVGYQCYHTEEIGAPKVEALSKRFRRYHPWTEVQGVYLEVFTPSGLSSLSELKKFAELVRESDVVVTAFDTLPPRATALLLAVKYGKKYVDVGLGSTRGYVKFLKDGYCPICSKVWEEKVTYYTNPNLAEVVAALGAQAALRAALGMDWPSEVHVNLEEPLKAYMASDVKNDGCPLCSEEVRALAIEEVPNYLIKNVYQ, encoded by the coding sequence TTGGCGGCTCCGAGGGGCTTCTACGAGAGGACGTTGAGGTACTTGCGGGAGGTCGCCGACCCCGAGGCGCTGAAGGACAAGGTCGTCCTAGTGGGGGGCGTCGGCACCATAGGTTCCAGGCTCGTCAGGAACTTAGCTAGGTTCAACTTCAAAAAGATTATCATTATCGACATAGACTACGTCGGCCCGGAGAACGTGGGTTACCAGTGCTATCACACGGAAGAGATAGGGGCGCCTAAGGTCGAAGCTCTTAGCAAGAGGTTCCGGAGGTACCACCCTTGGACGGAGGTTCAAGGAGTATACTTGGAGGTCTTCACTCCCTCCGGTTTGAGCTCCCTTAGCGAGCTGAAGAAGTTTGCGGAGCTAGTGAGGGAGAGCGACGTCGTGGTGACGGCTTTCGACACCTTGCCCCCTCGGGCTACCGCACTGTTGTTGGCAGTTAAGTACGGAAAGAAGTACGTTGACGTAGGCCTCGGGAGCACCAGGGGGTACGTGAAGTTCTTGAAAGACGGTTACTGCCCGATATGCTCGAAGGTTTGGGAAGAGAAGGTTACTTACTACACCAACCCCAACTTGGCCGAGGTGGTGGCGGCGTTGGGGGCACAAGCGGCCTTGCGGGCGGCTTTAGGTATGGACTGGCCGAGCGAGGTACACGTCAACCTAGAAGAGCCCTTGAAAGCTTACATGGCCAGTGACGTCAAGAACGACGGGTGCCCGCTCTGTTCAGAAGAGGTAAGGGCGTTAGCCATAGAAGAGGTTCCTAACTACCTAATAAAAAACGTGTATCAATGA
- a CDS encoding TatD family hydrolase has protein sequence MDAHVHLYEDPTMADEETILVAVSDDLESSLKTLSLKGENVVPCVGVHPWSSPEVGEEELKEFEKLVERALCLGEIGLDKRYVPDFEKQRRVFEHFLTLSKEYSLPVNLHALDAWEEVFNMLLRYDVDRAYFHWFNGPLHLLDEIVSQGYYVGINAAAKIQKKHLRVIERAPLTSIMTESDGPYVYRGVKLTPKAVPELIGIIAKVKKVSEEAVAEAVLRNFKRWSGALAQG, from the coding sequence GTGGACGCCCACGTCCACTTATACGAAGACCCCACGATGGCGGACGAGGAAACCATCCTAGTGGCGGTCTCAGACGACTTGGAGAGCTCTCTAAAGACCCTCTCGCTCAAGGGAGAGAACGTAGTCCCGTGCGTGGGCGTTCACCCGTGGAGCTCCCCCGAGGTGGGGGAGGAGGAACTGAAGGAGTTCGAGAAGCTCGTGGAAAGGGCTCTCTGTTTAGGCGAGATAGGGCTGGACAAGCGTTACGTCCCGGACTTTGAGAAGCAGAGGAGGGTCTTCGAACACTTTCTAACGTTATCCAAGGAGTACTCCTTACCGGTGAACCTCCACGCTTTGGACGCTTGGGAAGAAGTCTTCAACATGTTGCTGAGATATGACGTGGATAGGGCCTACTTCCACTGGTTCAACGGTCCCCTCCACCTCTTAGACGAGATAGTCTCTCAAGGCTATTACGTGGGCATAAACGCGGCGGCCAAAATACAGAAGAAACACTTAAGGGTGATAGAGAGGGCTCCGCTGACCTCTATCATGACCGAGAGCGACGGACCTTACGTCTACAGAGGGGTCAAGCTAACTCCCAAGGCCGTTCCGGAGCTGATAGGAATTATTGCAAAGGTCAAGAAAGTGAGCGAGGAAGCGGTCGCTGAAGCCGTCTTGCGGAACTTCAAGCGCTGGTCCGGCGCCCTCGCCCAAGGCTGA
- a CDS encoding tRNA(Met) cytidine acetyltransferase TmcA: MLKQFLRELEDDLDNAVEGKHRRLVVISGDDPSKVGEAVKEVLLLYDRIRYRRDMEKGTVLYMFHDEFEDAKKIKDIVKAGVKENRKNIELSINVYEASKKLLGSTYQGLVLDLTHDLRPNDVGRLVEVVEGGAPVILIVPKWEEWDTRITLFKKLLTVPQYPEPRHVFITWFKRKLLAHPSHIYHADKEEIIKQEKFESPKWVPKRPEIPEKTRFPKKLYELALTQDQVNVIQGIEWLLGRKKSHRVLTVTADRGRGKSGAVGIGLIGFVETFKKSKGGFAKVIVTSADPIGVQTLFSLAMKAANVLGIKAKRVEKKGYVYELHGEGWSIEYWPPADAAVKSADLVVVDEAAGIPVPLLHKIWKNHKRSLFATTIHGYEGAGRGFNVRFLPALKNDKKTELKMIHMTEPIRYAPGDPVERWLYDSLLLDAEPAKLDSEDLKAIKEKRLKYLKLDPEWLFSEEGEGVLRQLFGIYVLAHYRNEPDDLAMIADAPHHTPRAVVTDTGKVVGAIHLAEEGPIPEDMIDELLAGGKIAGNIIPDRFLKHLRVRDFAYTKGWRVVRIATHPDVQGKGIGTFGLERVSEEASERGYDWVASGFGVTAQLLRFWLRSGFIPVHMSPDRNPSSGEFTILLAKPLNEKLRSLIMEANRLFRRRLVMALHLNYRDLEWDVAKLILETDPLPVQPDLKVPRFHPVDLDRLWIYAYGPMTFEAASDLLYRLSLAYWSQPKAWRPEVDEEMKIVLITKVLQSKKWEEVEEETGIPFKKQTAILKSFARKALKHYWGIEDGGKGVSKTALDAFLAFRGRKLLDF; this comes from the coding sequence ATGTTGAAGCAGTTCTTAAGGGAACTCGAAGACGACCTCGACAACGCCGTAGAAGGGAAGCACAGGAGGTTAGTGGTGATTTCCGGGGACGACCCTTCAAAGGTCGGAGAGGCAGTTAAGGAAGTCTTGTTGCTCTACGACAGGATAAGGTACAGGCGCGACATGGAAAAAGGAACGGTGCTTTACATGTTTCACGATGAGTTCGAGGACGCAAAGAAAATTAAGGACATAGTTAAGGCTGGAGTAAAAGAAAACAGAAAGAACATAGAGCTAAGCATAAACGTATACGAGGCATCCAAGAAGCTCTTGGGAAGTACGTACCAAGGCTTGGTATTGGACCTAACTCACGACCTAAGGCCTAACGATGTAGGAAGGCTAGTGGAAGTGGTGGAAGGGGGAGCCCCGGTAATCCTGATAGTCCCTAAGTGGGAAGAGTGGGACACTCGAATAACTCTGTTCAAGAAGTTGCTGACCGTACCCCAGTATCCAGAGCCACGCCACGTGTTCATAACTTGGTTCAAGAGGAAGTTGTTGGCCCACCCTTCCCACATATACCACGCCGACAAGGAAGAAATAATTAAGCAGGAGAAGTTCGAGAGTCCCAAGTGGGTCCCCAAGAGACCGGAAATACCGGAAAAGACGCGCTTCCCCAAGAAGCTCTACGAGCTTGCGCTGACTCAAGACCAAGTTAACGTCATTCAAGGGATAGAGTGGCTGTTGGGGAGGAAGAAGAGTCACAGGGTTCTGACGGTCACTGCGGACAGGGGAAGGGGGAAGAGCGGGGCCGTAGGCATAGGGCTCATCGGGTTCGTGGAGACCTTTAAGAAGTCTAAGGGAGGTTTCGCAAAAGTAATAGTCACGAGCGCGGACCCCATAGGGGTCCAGACTCTCTTCAGCTTAGCTATGAAGGCGGCTAACGTCTTGGGCATAAAGGCTAAGAGGGTCGAGAAGAAGGGCTACGTTTACGAGCTCCACGGAGAGGGGTGGAGCATAGAGTACTGGCCCCCCGCCGACGCCGCAGTCAAGAGCGCAGACTTGGTCGTGGTAGACGAAGCAGCCGGGATTCCCGTCCCGCTCCTCCACAAGATATGGAAGAACCACAAGAGGAGCCTCTTCGCTACGACGATACACGGTTACGAGGGCGCCGGGAGGGGCTTCAACGTGCGCTTCTTGCCGGCGCTGAAGAACGACAAGAAGACCGAACTTAAAATGATCCACATGACGGAGCCGATAAGGTACGCGCCGGGAGACCCCGTGGAGAGGTGGCTGTACGACTCCTTGCTGTTGGACGCAGAGCCTGCCAAGTTAGATTCGGAAGACTTGAAGGCAATAAAGGAAAAGAGGCTGAAGTACTTAAAGTTGGACCCCGAGTGGCTGTTCTCCGAAGAGGGCGAGGGGGTCCTAAGGCAGCTCTTCGGGATATACGTCTTGGCCCACTACCGCAACGAGCCCGACGACTTGGCTATGATCGCCGACGCCCCGCACCACACGCCGAGGGCGGTGGTTACGGACACCGGCAAGGTTGTAGGGGCAATTCACTTAGCAGAGGAAGGGCCCATACCCGAGGACATGATAGACGAGCTGCTAGCCGGAGGGAAGATAGCTGGGAACATAATTCCCGACAGGTTCTTGAAACACTTAAGGGTTAGGGACTTCGCATATACGAAGGGTTGGAGGGTAGTTAGGATAGCCACCCACCCGGACGTACAAGGGAAGGGCATAGGCACCTTCGGGCTGGAGAGGGTCTCGGAAGAGGCCTCTGAGAGGGGCTACGACTGGGTGGCCTCGGGCTTCGGGGTCACCGCCCAGCTCTTGAGGTTCTGGTTGAGGTCCGGGTTCATACCCGTTCACATGAGCCCCGACAGAAACCCCTCCAGCGGTGAGTTTACAATACTGTTGGCAAAGCCCCTCAACGAGAAGCTGAGGAGTTTGATAATGGAGGCTAATAGGCTGTTCCGCAGGAGGCTGGTGATGGCGTTGCACCTCAACTATAGGGACTTGGAGTGGGACGTGGCCAAGCTCATACTGGAAACGGACCCCTTGCCCGTCCAACCGGACCTAAAGGTCCCACGCTTCCACCCCGTAGACTTGGACAGGCTGTGGATCTACGCCTACGGACCCATGACGTTTGAAGCTGCGAGCGACTTGTTGTACCGCTTGAGCTTGGCCTACTGGTCGCAGCCTAAGGCTTGGAGGCCGGAGGTGGACGAAGAAATGAAAATAGTGCTGATAACGAAGGTACTACAGTCGAAGAAGTGGGAGGAAGTGGAGGAGGAGACCGGTATACCCTTCAAGAAACAGACCGCGATACTGAAGTCGTTCGCCCGAAAGGCGCTGAAGCACTACTGGGGCATCGAGGATGGAGGGAAGGGAGTCAGCAAGACCGCGCTCGACGCGTTCCTAGCCTTCCGGGGGAGGAAGTTGCTAGACTTCTAG